From Juglans regia cultivar Chandler chromosome 9, Walnut 2.0, whole genome shotgun sequence:
AGAAGCGGGTGGAACTGAAACCTGAGGCCGAGGGACTGGGCGAACTTCAAAAGGCGGTCGCCGGTCTTGTGTAGGATGTTTAGATCGTGGCCTGTGGCGGTGATGCGAAGCATAGGAGGAGGGTAGGAGCGCTCGGCAAGGGCCTGCATCAGAGGAGGCCATTGCAGACCGTTCATGATGTCAAAATCAAGGATGTGGATGGCCTTCTGCCCTTCGTCTATGGCTTCCAAGATGGCTTGGTTGGCTGTCAGATGGCTGAACCTTACGAATGGGGTTATTTGGTTCAGCGATAGATAGCATGACTGAAGATGCTCCTCTGGCTCTGTCATGTCTACATTGTTCCTATCGTTAGTTAATGCAGTAGCAGCGGCCGTAGTTGGAGTACTCGCCATTATTATGGATGCTGATGCTGCACTGGTGGTGGTCGTTGCAGCGGCAGCCGCAGCGTAGCAGCAATTTTTAAGGCGGAGGGAGAGGGCTTTGGCAAACTGGTGGACCAACCTCTCAATGGAGTCTCCATAAGGGGACGAGTTACCGGACAAAATGGAGACGAGGCGGTGAGCAGCGGAGAAGTCGGACCTAGAGATGAGCTCAGCGCAACGAGTAAGTAATTGACGCATGTGGGTTGCATTCGACACTGCCGAGGTGAAACCTTCCCGGGATGGTTCGGGGATAATCTGATGGTTGTATTGCAGATCTGTGCCGGGGTCCTCTTCCTGTTGATCATGATTTGAGGAATTGAGTGATGCCATGAACATATTATCCGATCACCAATTGATCAGAGCTCGCTACAAGCATATATTATGTGCAGGCGCAGTCCTAGCTAGCAGTGGTAATACTAGTACCAGGTATACGTGTATTTATATACATTGGGGGGAGACCCATGTCACTGAGAGATAGTAGGAACTGAGAATGGGGTTGGAGAGAAAGGGACATgtactctctttctctctctcaattattccaataaaaatgaaaatggaaataGGAACAAGGATATGAAGAGATAAAAGTAGGGCAGGACATCGGGGGAAAGATCGCATGTCTTTGCTTTAacgtaatttatatattaatatatatgatcgaaGACGATGAACCGGTTTTCTGTGACAGAACGTTAATGTCTG
This genomic window contains:
- the LOC108992395 gene encoding scarecrow-like protein 18, which codes for MASLNSSNHDQQEEDPGTDLQYNHQIIPEPSREGFTSAVSNATHMRQLLTRCAELISRSDFSAAHRLVSILSGNSSPYGDSIERLVHQFAKALSLRLKNCCYAAAAAATTTTSAASASIIMASTPTTAAATALTNDRNNVDMTEPEEHLQSCYLSLNQITPFVRFSHLTANQAILEAIDEGQKAIHILDFDIMNGLQWPPLMQALAERSYPPPMLRITATGHDLNILHKTGDRLLKFAQSLGLRFQFHPLLLLGNSNDVPAFPPALALLPEEALAVNCVLYLHRLLRDDSRGLRLFLHKIKALNPKVVTIAEREANHNHPLFVQRFVEALDHYTAVFDSLEATLPPNSRERVTVEQVWFGREIMDIVAAEGNNRRERHEKYESWEVMLRSSGFSNVPLSPFALSQAKLLLRLHYPSEGYQLQIRNDSLFLGWRNRALFSVSSWQ